aataattatttttttttattccctactttaatttctttcctttttcttccctCTCTCCCACCTACCACCCTCTTCTTTAATTATGGCAAGCATATAACCAATTTTATTTAACTCGACTCAAAAATTGACTAAGTGAAGTGATTAGATGAATGAGTTGGTGATTCAATCAGTAGATTAATAGTTTAATCAGTGGATcattcaaaattaattaaatatatctattaattaaatatataaacgtaattaattaaattttaattatttaaaataaaactttaacatttattaaattatatttaataaattttaataatttttttaaattttatataaaagtatttaAGTAATGTAAtgcatataaatttatataaatatataactctctttttaatattcatgaaatattatgtatatattaaaaaataaatatattaaagtaaaaaaaaaatataactacCAAGTTTACttaattgattttgattttaaagactttttatgagattttgaattcaattctctatatcaacattaaaaaaaaaaaaagttattgaaTAGTTGAACTAGCAGAGTCAATCAGATAACACTGGTTCACCGATTCAATCACCGAATCAATCAGGTCATGCCTAGTCGCTTTCTTGTCTAGTTCAATTATAAGACCAGACTAATTTGATAGTTGGTTCACTAGTTTATTAGTTTAACTAACTAGTTCGGTCCAAGTTTAATAAGTATGCATATAACTTTTGTTAAAGATTTCTTTTTTATGTAAACCTAATGTACTGTAaactcaaaatacaaaatatataatatatgactccctattaaatatatgaatttcaCATATTTATCCATTTGTCCATGATGAATAAGTCTGGTGAAGACCATTTGTCCATGATGAATAAGTCTGGTGAAGAATTTTTCCTTTAACTAATTATCATTTGTAACTActtattttttttccttagcGGAATACATATTTTGcttcattaaataaaaataaataaataaatctaataaaataaaattatcacaATGCTGTCTTGCATCTCCCATATTTCTATTCCAGGATCAATGCAAGTGGTTTTTCTAATGATTGAGCTACGTGTAAATCAACTTTTTTCTGCAATATTCCCTACATATGCTGCATCATTCTGCAGTGTcaccttttattattattgctgATGAAAACCAAATACATTTTCTATTATGAATAGAAAATGGCTTTCTGTCATCATGCAGAGTTGGTCTTATTTCCACACTGGAGAGTGGAGACTGACGGTTAGCAAACTTTTGGAAGGGAAGGGCCAGAGGTGAAAGCTGTTTCTATTAGCCTTTTTTGGCCAATTCCAAGATGGCTGGCGACATGGCCACTTTCTTTGCATTGATGTTGATGGAGCAAGATCAGTATCCATTTCATTAAGAATGCTTCTTTTTTCCTTCtaaatgttgattttttttttttttttctctttcctgGCAATTGGCATGATGCGacttgttttgcaaatcaattaCATACAACTAGTTGTTTATTGTTATTTAGCTGTGTAAGCATTATGTCTGCGTCCATACTGGCCTGGTCAGGAGGTCAGCAACTTGCTTATTGAACCATTCTAGCTGGTCTATAACAAGGTGTATTTTCTTGCTTGTACAACTCTCTCTCATTCTGCCTCTATACGACATTAAGCCACTTATCTAAATGGCAATGTAACAATTTCCTTCAGATATTGGCTTAGCCTTGAGGTGTCAACTTTATGTCTCAGAAATGCCATTCTTCTTTGAATAATTGGTTTTCATCATGGCTTATGCCTTTTTCAATTACATCAAATCTCTGTAAAATCATTGACATTTCAATTTGACACTCACTAAAACACTCAACACCTCCAAATTTATGTTTTTCACTTGCGCGCCATAAGAAGTTCTGGTTCTTTTGAAATTCATCTAGTGCCTATATATACATGAATTTATGCAAGCAAGCAGCTCTCTGTAAACTAGTCAACTTTGTTagccaattaactaaattaatctcTGCTTAGTTTCTCAAGAATCTGAGCAGTCTTTTTCCATTGGAAATAAGGAAGTCCTCAAGCCCCATGGCAAAGTACTGTTGCTCAGTGAGAGCGAATTTCTCATAATAAACTTTCTTGATTAGGAAACTCCTGAACATGTCACATTGATCAGTTGTGTGCAAATCTGTTAAGTGCCATCTACAGAAGCTCTCCAGTCCATCTTTGTATATAGGAAACTCCAGGACACCAGAACTGGCCATGTCGTTGAACAGATCAATAGCAGCAGTAGTTTTCCAGGTACTATTTGCCTGCATTAATTACATAATGTTCTAGTCAAAACTAACTTCATTCAGATCAATCAAGCCAAGTCAACCATATATATAAACACCAAGATCTGTCAATGAGAGACCTCTCTTACCAGATTTAACAACATTGGTTTATGCTCACGGATGTAGTCTCTTGATCTTAAATCAGCCTGCATTCAGTTCAATACTATAAAATTTTCATAGAATTCATTAGAAATGCTATTATTTGTAACTTGATTCTAAGAGATTTCACCTGTCGGACAGGCTCTGGTAAATGATACTGGCGAGTTATTTTGGCAATTTTGATGGCAGTATCTAGTGATACACGGTGACCAATTGAAATATATATAGGATCTTGTGAGCCTCTAGGTGGTCTCATTgcctgttaaaaaaaaaaaaagctttgaaGAAACTTCTGGAGCAGAAGAGGAGATGCACTGCATACTATACAAAACTAAATGCTTCCTTAACATATATCAATCAACTATACATAAATCTCTTACGGCTCCCAATATGCGCCCAGAGTCTCCCACCAATTTAACAAAATCTTCACCGCTTCTTCTTCCAGCTTGAAGAAGCCTTATCACTTCCTCTTCATTAAGACCATCCACATAATGCAGCTGAAACACATGAAAGTAAAACAATTGTCATATTAAactcaaaaagaagaaggaaattaggAAACAAgtcagaaaagaagaagaagaagaagaaacaatcaAATTCTTTTGAATCCCAAATAAGCAGAGAATTCAATTTGAAAATTGGAAATTAGTAGACAATATACCATTAACCTATGCATCAGAAGTAAAATACCACAAGGAATTTGGCTTTTTTCACAAGTTCTGAATAATATTAGCATAATCAGAACTTACATTCTTTCCAACTCCAATGGTGGGAAGATTAGCCTGAACGCCCAGATGACAAGCCAAACCAAAACCTATATAAGAATTATTTTATAGTTTAACAGATTGTCCAGAAGATAATATGCAGGAAAAAAGGTTACCATAATGCAGAATAGAACAGGTTAAAATGTAAAATTATAAATGCATGCCATCATTCTACCCTCAAAAGCAAGTTAAACAAAATGATCACTCTTATATTTGTTATTGCTTGCTCGCATGTCCTCATACTTACAAATTGTTCTACCCATTTAATAAATCAAGTAAACAATCTACAGTTATTGAATTGCAATCTAGTTTGAACATAAAAGCTAACCTTCTCACAGGAACAAAATTCGtggaaattattataaataaataaacaaataagaaattaattggtTCCATGGAGATGTGTACCAAAGGAGACTTGCCTCGAGGATGAAGCATTCCATTGCCATCAACCATTATCACCTGTGAGCAAAGGGTATGAGACAGTGAATTCATGGCAGTCTAATCTCTATAACATGGTGGGAAGTAATTAATTTAATGCATAAAAGTGAAAGTCACCTGTGGGTAGTAAGGATTTTGGCTGTTCTTCATCTTCTCAATAAGTGGTAAAAGTATTGGAACCTAAAATGAGGGAAGGAGGATGAAAATCATAAAGGGTATAAGAAAAACTTCTTCTCAATGTGAATGAAGAATTGGGAACCTCTCTGAAGGCAAGAAAGCCAGCGATATAAGGGACTCGGAGACGGACAAGAGAGTAATCCTGGTAAACAATTTGGAAAGTTTGAAGGTCCAAAACAACGAGAATCCCACAGGCAATAGAAGGGTCTTCCTTCAAGAAGCTCACATCAACTCCACCCACATACCTCAATACCACCTGATGACCATGTCTTTCAACACTGGATCTGTTTCTTGATGATGTGGGTAGTTGCCATTCGAAATCATCCTCGTCGATCAGTCTCTTTTTAAGCGAATGCTGAGTCCTGCAACAAAAACCCACATGCATTAGCTTTGGATTAAAAGAGAATGATGAATCAACAGTGTCAAGATTTCAGAGCTGAAACATACTCTAGCCAACTGGGCATCTTCGATGTTGATGATTCTCCTCCACGCTACTTATATTACCTGATCTAGTAGAGTAGTTTTAACAAATCAATGGTTTTGTGAAACTGCAAATTCTGGGCTCTGTCAATTGTACGCACAAAAATGTCACTGTGTTGACCTAAGACTTTCTACCTATTGGGACCTTTAACTTTCCAGCTATTCGGACCTTCACCTTTCCAATTAAGTAATCTCTTATGTTTCtccaatattattattattttttttttattttattctattttattctttaaattttaacatattataaaaataaggtcttctatttttttaattaattacttcatATCTTACTTTTGTCACCTATTTTAggtttatcaaaattaaaataaaaattgtatattttaaatttacaaagaagaaaaaaaatattattaataattatggaAAATTTAGAAGGaatgattaaattttaaattagtttgaggttaattttataataaataataattcataTTCATATCAAATATAAAAAGAATTATATAAAGTATGTTCTATTAATTGGGTTACAAATTAATTAAACAATTTCATATTAATGTGGGTGGAAATTAATTTATTAGccaagaaagaaataaaataaattaaaattaatcaagtaCATCTAATATAAGTACCATTTCTTCGATTTCTtataagattaaatatttatatcaaaatttatgAATAATTAATAAGTATATTGATTTAGAAGTAAATATTTTACTTagatgaaaatttatttattaattaaggaaggaaaattaattataaattaattgaggaatttcCTCTTGATGTGTGtagatattaatttaataattaaagaaatttagTTAGAAATTACTTTGGCAAGTcaacttcatatatatatatatatatatatatatatatatatatatatatatatatatatggaaacaATGATCGGGTTTCTTTTCTTCTAGCATCTTAATAAATTGAAGAGTAATAGTGACGCAGTCGTGGTTATTTATGATTTCCATTTCCAAAGAATTTACGTTGGGGTCTTCCAAGAAAAGAAACGTCTGCAAGCATTCTGTCTCATCAATTTAAGAGCCacgactttctttttttttttttttaacgcaCGAGCCATGGCTGTTTAGATGGTAAACAAGCCGTTCCAGACGTACATATTATCAGTCTTCTGAGGAACCTTAATCTAATTAGTAATCATACATAATTTGTAGATTAGATTGATGAAACTATGAAGCAGTGGTGTCTTTGGGAGTCGGAAGGAAGCCTTACTTACCTGTTAATAAATGTCACTTTCCTCTGCTATATTTTCTCTTAATATCCATGATACTGCAACAATATATAATTCTCTTTAATTGCACTGCCAAACTCGTCTCCCAAAATAAGCTCTTCATTACAGCACTCAATCAGACCATTACACATCAACCTGGATTTTTTCTAATACATTGTTATAAGTTTCAAGAATTCCAACTTCTTTACAACTGCAGGCGGGAAAAATGTACAAAATATGCCACAGATAGCCAGATGAACATCAAAAAGAAAGAGTGTTGCAGATCTTGTGCAAGGAACAATCTTCTTTGAATTCCCGCTCTCCCTACCCAACACACCCCACACCACCCCAccccctcctcctcctcctctcccTCTCCTTCTCCCTGCAATTCCAGCTCTTGAATCCAAAAACAACAGCATTTCAATTCGAGGCGTTAAAGCTATCCCTGCATTTCATCATTAAGAACCTTTTATTAAATAGCAAAGCATGTGTCCAAACATAACGTTAGAATTGTATCTTTTTTCAATCCTTCATGATGCTACTCCTTTCGGATCCATACTTGCTCACAATTGTTTACCCATTTGCCCTGCAGTATAAACCAAAGCCATTTTCAAAGATCCCTAAGGCAAGggtgaaaattgaaatgaaattaatgTTTCAAAGAGGCAAAAGAATTCTTACCTCTCTTCCTCTACCTTGCCCTATCCCTTTTCCTCTGCCCGTAGGCCCCGTACCCCTACCATAACCATATCCTCTCCAATTTGACTGTCCTTCCCCTCTTTCCTGGATATGCCCTCTTTCTTGCTCTCTTTGTCCTTTCCCTTCCTTTTCAACTTGTCCTCTATCTTCCCATCTGCCTTTTCCCAGTCCCGCTCCTCTCCCTTGAACTCTGCCTCTTCCTTGGGATGTACCTTGCCCCGTTACAACTAAGCCATTCCGCACTTGGTTATTGTTCTCTTTCTGCCCACCCACACACAGAGATATTAAGTGATTAGCTATAATTGCTTATCTTAAAAAAAGAGTGATTAGCTATAATTGATACAAGttatgataaattaaaaaaaaatgttaattgaCTGAGAACTATAGATTCAGTTCAAATACAACTCTCTTGGCCCACTTAAACCTAGGAAGTCAATGTAAGTGACTCATGCATCAACATTGTTCAGAAGAATGTTCTTTTTTACATCTAGACAACACTTAATGGTCTACCAAAGGATATGAGGAAGCAGGTCCATAGATAGCATGGCAGGTAAAGTAAAGCCTATGGCACTAGGTGAATGGACTGGTAGTGTCATGTGTTAGCCTTGCAAGTGCTGGGTTACGTAGCAGAGTTTCTCAGACCCAAACCTGCAGAATAAGAAGAAACAGAAGGGAAGAAgaacagaggaagaagtagaatAAAGGAAGAATATCAAGAAAGAAGGGAAGAGGGAGGGAGAGACAAAGAAGTACAGAGAAAGCGAAATAGAGAGAGAAGTATTTATGTATTATTGAATTCTTGACTAATTTCCCAGTTACAGTGCTATTCCAATTTATACCATATATTCTCTGATACATTCTCATATCTACTATTCTGGTTATTAGTCATAACATTACCCACTTCTTGAGATCATTCTTGTCCTCAAGAATGAGTGAAGGAAACTAACAAAAACAATATTCTGCATACTAAAAATCCTAGCACAATTTGGCCAGCTCTAATGTGAATGTGCTTGCTAAGATTGCTCTACCCCAACTTCTTCAGCAAGTGATATGAAAGCAATGGAAATCTCACAAATGTCAGTAAGTCATTGAGAGACTGAAACCTCTCTTGGAAAATGAGGTCAGGAGTTGAATCTGCCAGTAACTCATCCACCATTTCCCATCCAAACAACTCCTTTACTCCCTTGCACCTCATCAAAATAGCATTGAGGAATTTCAATGAACCCGCAAGCAAGATTGAACATACTTAGTCCACTGAGAGGAATTCCAAAAGTGTACTGCAGCACCCCTGATAAAGAAGAGTGATCCCAAACTTGTCATCTAATAAAAGAAGCTAAAGTAACAATTTTCCAAGCTGAAATAACAAGTTTCCAAATTCCATGTTATCTATTAAATTGATTTCCTCATTGTACATGAAGTCAAGCACAATCTTGAATGCTTCTGGTGAGACAAAACTTAAGGAGATCTTTGAGGACTTATTCCCacttattccttggtgcatgatgtttgcggatgatattgttctgatagatgagacgcgagaaggagtcaatagaaagctagagctttggagaagtactctagagtcaaagggctttaagttaagtagaacgaagacagaatacatgcattgcaagttcagtgaaggccaaactggtgatagggaaggagttagtttggatggagtggtactgtcccaaagtaatcactttaaatatctcggctcagtccttcaagtagatgggggatgtgagaaggatgttagtcataggattaaagccggatggttgaagtggagacgtgccatgggagttttatgtgatcgcaagattcccaataagttgaaaggaaaattttaccgtacagccatacgaccggctatgttatatggtagtgagtgttgggcactgaaggagtcgtatgcgtctaagataagagttgcaaagatgagaatgttaaggtggatgagtggccatactaaactagataaagtccgtaatgagagtattagagaaaaggtaggagtggtaccaattgaggataagttgagagaagggagattgaagtgGTTTGTTCATGTGAAGCGTATACATACGAAAGGTcgaattagacaagtagagcacattaggttagaggatagaaagaaaaaaatgggtagacctaaattgactttgaggaaagtagtacaacatgacctagaagcattacaaatttctgaggatttaacccaaaatcgtttagagtgtagaaagcgaatccatatagccgacccaaaatttttgggataaaggcttagttgagttgagttgagtattccaTTTGTAAACATCTCCCTTGCTCTCTTTTTCAAGTCAGAGTCAACAACATTTACTGCCACATTAATTCCAGCATACAAATCCATCACGGTTACACCAACAGCTACAAAATTGCAAGAATGGAACAGATATTGAAATTTCTTCCTTTGTCTCCtctaaatttcaaatttattctccttaaGTATCATATGACTACAACTTTCTGCAAAATAGGAAATTAGTTTCTTTCTTTATCTTCTTGATATCTCCCATTCATCTTTCATGAGAATTATGGGATCACAAAAATAGAACTCACAATCATGGTTAACAACGAAAGAATCCTCTTTACAAAGACTAGATAAACTCAACCCAAATATAGTCTACCAAAATCCTAATAATCTTTTTCACAGTTTTCTTCCTCATAAAATTTCAGGTCTTCTACTTTCTTCAAAACATTCTTAATAATAAGAACATCCTTTTTGCTTCCagaaattttgataaatctgtggCCAATAAAAATACCTTCAGTGCTAAAGACTTCAACATTCTGAGCAGCATTTTTGATAATCCCAGACTCAATCAAAGATACCAAATTGCTTGAAGGGTCACACCGAACCATATTACTTGAATTTACATGATCAACTTTTGAATAGTTCCTTAGCTCCAAATCTTGCTCCAATTCTTAAAGTGTTCTTAGATCAttctcaaaattctgatgtccTTCCATGCATTTATCTCCACCACCAAAAAAACCTACCTTTTCATCAAGAGAGAGAGTCTCCTCCCTAACTTTGTTATCCTCGGTCCTTCTCAATTCCTGCCATTACTCCAAGAAATCTCAGTTCCATGAGTTTCAATTTCTACATCTTGGATTGATAATCCCAATTCCCCAATATTACTCCGTGAATCTTTATATATATGGATGCTAGTTTTAAAAGTTTGAATCGACTCCAACATCTTACCCTTTTGCTCTAGAACCAAACTATTAAATCTTTCCATTTTCTAAATCCCTTCCAATAATTCACCTTGATTTTTCTTCAAATGTTCAAATATACCCAGAAGAATCTCTTGTTGTAAAGGTTGCATTTCCATTGTCTAATGGCAGAAGGGCTGTGGTATGGGGTACAATAGAAACAGAAGGGAAATGTTCATTTCCAAGAAAATTAGGTAAAAGAGTTGAAAAACGTAAGGATCAAAAACTCAGAATTGGATTTGAAACAGTCCTGAAACAGAGTAAAGATTCAAGAAAGAAACCCTAATTTCAGGGTTCTTGGGAAAAGggaaaaaagaggaagaagacatTGCAAAGTATTAGAGAAGGAAGAAAGAAATATAGAGAGATAGAAATCTAGAtttcaagaaagaaagaaagaaaggaaagaagaacaaaagaatttcaagaaaaagggagaagaagaaagaagaagaaagaatgagatggaggaaaggaagaagaaggaaacaaaaGAAGAATGAAGGGAAGAGAGACTTTAGTGAGAGAGTTTCAAGAAGgataggaggaggaggaggaggagaagaagaagaagaagaaactatTACATATCAGCCTGCACACTTACTAAAACAGAAGaatatggagagagagagagagagagagagagagagagagagagagagatagaaatagatgagaaaagaaTAGAAGTAGACGAGAAAAGAGAAGAGAGTAgatgagaagagaaagagaatatTTCAGAGATGAGAGATATCTTTGATTATTAATGATATTGGATAGTCTCCTCTTTACAATTAAGTTCCTATTTATACTTCTTTGGGTCCTATAACTGCTCTATACAATTACAATTGATTGGAGAGTAATTATAATAGACTAGTACAATAGAATCTTCCTATCTAACTACTAGACTAACCTCCTAACTGCTCTACTCCTTACTCATAACATTCCCTACTCCTTGACATCATTCTTGTCCTCAAGAATGAAGAAAATGTtggaaattgaaatgaattttagATGCTGCCTTCTCATCAGCTGACAAAATGTGAGAATCCCACATAGTTTCTTTTGCTGGCCAGTTAATTCTCTGAATTTTGGAATACCAAATGTTAACTTCCATCATATGTTTCAGCTGAAATATCCCATAGAATTCGCTAAAAGTTGCAGGTGATAGTATGAACTGTTAATGAACaaagaattttttattttctttcttctccAAATTTTCCATGCTTGTTCCTTGAAGATCATAATACCATTTGATGGCTGAACTTTCTTCCTTTCCCTTCTTGATATTTCCCATTCATCTTCTATGAGACTTATAGGATTACAACAGCTGAACTCACCATCTTGGCTCCTAACATTCTGCCACTTGCTTACAGTAACCACATTTTTTGTAGCTTCTTTATCTTTCTTGTTTTCAGGAACATCGCCAAAAGTTTGTGCAGCAAGAATTTCAGGCTTAGCTTCTGCATTCCCCATTGTTAACTCTAGTTTCCTATCATCACCATCTttatccttctcctcctcatattCCTCTCTTGCACTAGACAAATCAAAAACAAAATCCTGATCTTGCTCCATCTCAATGCACTTGTCTTTCTTATTGGAAGTTTCATCAAAGACATCTTGTTCTTCGCTTGAATTTTCAAGAAGTGGATCCTCATTATTAAATACTGCAACATTCTCCTTTACCACCTGAATTGCTTCCACCACTTTGTCAATTTTCTCTTAAAATGACTTCTCATATTTCTCTAATTTTTGCAATAACAATTCTTGCTGCCTTTTTAATCCTCTTTCAACAACTTCCATAATCCTATCAAGTAATTTCTGTTCCCAAAGATGGTCTCCCATGATCAACTTGTAGAAGGCTGAGTAGGATGTTGGAAAATTTTATTTCTTAGAGAAGAAAAATTATAGAGACTGGGGAAGAAAAGTTGATACAGAAACAAGGATTTCAAGAATTTCAAGAAAGAACAAAGAGTAGAAATTTGGGAAAAGGTGCAAGAAGAAACAAGTTTCTAGAAATTCCAAGAATTTCAAGAAACAGGTTTCTTGAAATGCAGGaagtgaaaaattaaagaaaagaaacagACGAAAGAACTAGAAATTGACAGAAGGAAAAAATTTGATTCAAGAattcaagaaagaaagaagaatagaAAAGAAATCTGAATAGAGGAAAGGGAAGAGAAATAGAAGAAAGGAGAACAAGAGAGGAAGAGGATAGATCAGAAAATAAGAACAGAAGAACAAgagacagaagaagaagaagaatagagggaaagAAGGAAGGAATTtcagagaagaagaagaattagagggaagaagagaagaagagagaataCTAGAAGAAACCTGGTATTTTGAGAAGAGGAATCTGCAATAGATGCAACTCCCATGAAAAAATTTTCAGTAGTTGCCCACCAATCtaatagctctgataccaatttgttacaTATCAGCCTGCACACTTACTAAAACAGAAGaatagggagagagagagagatagaaatagatgagaaaagaatagaagtagatgagaaaagagaagagagtagatgagaagagaaagagaatatTTCAGAGATGAGAGATATCTTTGATTATTAATAATATTGGATAGTCTCCTCTTTACAATTAAGTTCCTATTTATACTTCTTTGGATCCTATAACTGCTCTATACAATTACAATTGACTGGAGAGTAATTACAATAGACTAGTACAATAGAATCTTCCTATCTAACTACTGAACTAACCTCCTAACTGCTCTACCCCTTACTCATAACAGAAACCTAGAATTTGAACTTGTTTGCGACTCTTAACAATTTTATTTGAAAGCAAAGCCCATCCTCAAacatagctctgataccaatttgttacaTAGCAGAGTTTCTCAAACCCAAACCTACAGAATGAGAAGAAAGAGAAGGGAAGAAGAACAAAGGAAGAAGTAGAATAGAGGAAGATTATCAAGAAAGAACGGAAGAGGGAGGGAGAGAGAAAGAAGTACAGAGAGCGAAATAGAGAGAGAAGTATTTGTGTATTATTGAATTCTTGACTAATTTCTCAGTTACAATGTTATTCCTATTTATTCCATATATTCTCCCACACATTCCCATATCTCCTATTCTAGTTATTAGTCATGACATGCTGAAAGAAAGTGGCACAAGAGGTA
The Hevea brasiliensis isolate MT/VB/25A 57/8 chromosome 15, ASM3005281v1, whole genome shotgun sequence genome window above contains:
- the LOC110668907 gene encoding uncharacterized protein LOC110668907 isoform X2, which produces MPSWLETQHSLKKRLIDEDDFEWQLPTSSRNRSSVERHGHQVVLRYVGGVDVSFLKEDPSIACGILVVLDLQTFQIVYQDYSLVRLRVPYIAGFLAFREVPILLPLIEKMKNSQNPYYPQVIMVDGNGMLHPRGKSPLANLPTIGVGKNLHYVDGLNEEEVIRLLQAGRRSGEDFVKLVGDSGRILGAAMRPPRGSQDPIYISIGHRVSLDTAIKIAKITRQYHLPEPVRQADLRSRDYIREHKPMLLNLANSTWKTTAAIDLFNDMASSGVLEFPIYKDGLESFCRWHLTDLHTTDQCDMFRSFLIKKVYYEKFALTEQQYFAMGLEDFLISNGKRLLRFLRN
- the LOC110668907 gene encoding uncharacterized protein LOC110668907 isoform X1, producing the protein MPSWLETQHSLKKRLIDEDDFEWQLPTSSRNRSSVERHGHQVVLRYVGGVDVSFLKEDPSIACGILVVLDLQTFQIVYQDYSLVRLRVPYIAGFLAFREVPILLPLIEKMKNSQNPYYPQVIMVDGNGMLHPRGFGLACHLGVQANLPTIGVGKNLHYVDGLNEEEVIRLLQAGRRSGEDFVKLVGDSGRILGAAMRPPRGSQDPIYISIGHRVSLDTAIKIAKITRQYHLPEPVRQADLRSRDYIREHKPMLLNLANSTWKTTAAIDLFNDMASSGVLEFPIYKDGLESFCRWHLTDLHTTDQCDMFRSFLIKKVYYEKFALTEQQYFAMGLEDFLISNGKRLLRFLRN